From Kogia breviceps isolate mKogBre1 chromosome 2, mKogBre1 haplotype 1, whole genome shotgun sequence, one genomic window encodes:
- the RBM44 gene encoding RNA-binding protein 44, whose protein sequence is MQPAAVVDTASGKGYHSNGNIQKDEPSNRKKENLLSPNGCKEAKLTFLDYDWDSLALEKRANDKEISNIDKVELLEPSFTVSPNTKIESTHSQSSEFEGSIDSAFLNETYSIHHSESKLKNESLIHLNSELDYEMQKRKEVFFDILNHRGNKTVGLERIYKISDDDYKETPEDVQKRDLDDDSEQEYHSAEEQEYINNHLSFDQTKTLNVASNLEVLGLRSSGYGVNCASNLEDNHVKLESNSSTSLDSADVCGQEGSLHVSKFQNSVMLREYHEAKHGKCMEQDTSLMYHTVFDEIVLKSSPLEHQEPQSKSGFLNPQKALKTKIYTGKVKSQIIKSKDFCGNSVVEKKMLQHLENPSTLPQDKDLETLLQPCKDCQTSWTSIFDDSVISACGYSRYKSLQNTPNPALDFSVTLPRSAIRDNQAIEEGSSLKAANGNTTNKACFHHMEGPCPESVTDVASCTVTVNQTVDVSTDFRACFTASRATSARSSVVSTSSNTEITMMNKKRPGEWQSEKRSVACNTDWTHSRDNEDPQMALTKGSLGKSVSVDSLKPKGNFLNKDSLELRKTFGFTHLENHSETEPQLSKEMEKNLPSKCCQQIMQRAIKAELQLLNVRYQMCHHHCSDIYKLVMENREGLNRNLSSNSAKKELGSALLSVLEDLKVRYVNLKEKINKGIPLEELPPLSVESKLLSTFSAFASRLMKEESHIFSGADSELDNQSTRDVDGSLSLKKTLSEMSLLPDSSHPKQDISPKEDGLKNGDIDIDFSQLKLDDKDAKNYREISEDWFDAKENVSGADLSEIQENQIVQDKGDPKVTLAEMKNVEPLRRDKGYLIHVGSLCPSVSEADLRSHFQKYEISDISIYDSSPNYRYASLALKKNSDAKLAVKEMNGIEINGKSVNVRLVKTPGEYTSPLSSRNGNKVSFNNLEKNISKEINSASSVSRLPRTRPRQQLGSEQDSEFFPFDQKGVKKNCKQIESTKLLPDAPVQFVPPNTLNLRSFTKIMQRLAELHPKAGRDHIINALQEVRMHHKGSLSGLSVNAIVRMTSSVLENSASS, encoded by the exons atGCAGCCCGCTGCAGTGGTTGACACAGCTTCTGGTAAAGGCTACCACAGTAATGGAAACATCCAGAAAG atgaGCCTTCTAATCgtaagaaagaaaatttgttaTCTCCTAATGGTTGTAAAGAAGCCAAATTGACTTTTCTTGATTATGACTGGGATTCCTTGGCATTAGAAAAAAGAGCTAATGACAAAGAAATCAGCAATATTGACAAAGTAGAGTTATTGGAGCCGTCTTTTACTGTGAGTCCAAATACTAAGATAGAGAGTACTCACTCTCAGTCAAGTGAGTTTGAAGGTAGTATTGACAGCGCTTTCCTGAATGAAACCTACTCTATACATCATTCAGAGTCAAAACTGAAGAATGAAAGTCTTATTCATTTAAATTCAGAATTAGATTATGAAATGCAGAAAAGAAAGGAGgtgttttttgatattttgaatcATCGAGGTAATAAGACTGTTGGCTTGGAAAGGATCTACAAGATTTCAGATGATGATTATAAAGAAACTCCTGAAGATGTGCAAAAGCGTGATCTAGATGATGACTCAGAGCAGGAGTATCACAGTGCGGAAGaacaagaatatataaataaccatTTATCTTTTGACCAAACGAAAACATTGAACGTAGCATCTAATCTGGAAGTTTTGGGACTAAGAAGTTCAGGTTATGGAGTTAATTGTGCTAGCAATCTAGAAGATAATCATGTTAAATTAGAAAGTAATTCTAGCACCTCTTTAGATTCAGCTGATGTTTGTGGACAAGAAGGTTCACTTCATGTCTCCAAATTTCAGAATTCTGTTATGTTAAGAGAATACCATGAAGCAAAGCATGGAAAGTGTATGGAACAAGACACTAGTTTAATGTACCACACAGTATTTGATGAGATTGTGCTAAAGAGTAGTCCTCTTGAACACCAGGAACCTCAATCTAAGAGTGGTTTCTTGAACCCTcaaaaagcattaaaaactaaaatttatacTGGAAAAGTGAAGtctcaaataattaaaagtaaagaTTTTTGTGGAAATTCAGttgttgagaaaaaaatgttacagcaCCTTGAAAATCCAAGCACATTACCACAAGACAAAGATTTAGAGACATTACTCCAGCCCTGTAAAGACTGTCAAACTTCCTGGACCTCTATTTTTGATGATTCAGTAATTTCTGCCTGTGGGTATTCACGTTATAAAAGCCTACAAAACACCCCTAACCCAGCCTTAGATTTTTCTGTTACTCTACCAAGGTCTGCAATCAGAGATAACCAGGCAATAGAAGAAGGTAGCTCCCTAAAAGCTGCTAATGGCAATACCACAAATAAAGCATGCTTTCACCATATGGAAGGACCATGTCCTGAATCAGTGACAGATGTAGCAAGTTGTACAGTCACAGTTAATCAAACAGTGGATGTTAGCACTGATTTTAGGGCTTGTTTCACAGCAAGCAGGGCGACGAGCGCAAGATCTTCTGTAGTATCTACATCAAGCAACACGGAGAtaacaatgatgaataaaaaaCGGCCTGGTGAGTGGCAAAGTGAGAAACGAAGTGTGGCGTGTAACACAGATTGGACACACAGTCGAGATAATGAAGATCCACAGATGGCTTTGACGAAAGGATCTTTGGGGAAATCTGTTTCCGTTGACAGTTTAAAACCTAAGGGAAATTTCCTAAATAAG GATTCCCTGGAATTAAGGAAAACATTTGGTTTCACACACTTAGAGAACCATTCTGAAAC ggaACCTCAACTTTCTAAAGAGATGGAGAAGAATTTGCCATCAAAGTGCTGTCAGCAAATAATGCAGAGAGCCATCAAAGCAGAGTTGCAGCTTTTAAATGTTCGCTATCAAATGTGTCATCACCATTGCAGTGATATTTACAAACTTGTAATGGAAAATAGAGAAGGACTAAATAG GAATTTATCAAGTAATTCTGCTAAGAAGGAATTAGGATCAGCTCTACTGTCAGTTTTAGAAGACTTGAAAGTTAGATATGtgaatttgaaagaaaagataaacaagggTATACCACTAGAAGAGCTGCCTCCACTGTCGGTAGAATCAAAATTATTATCTACCTTCTCTGCTTTTGCTTCCAGG CTAATGAAAGAAGAATCACATAT CTTTTCAGGAGCAGATTCTGAACTAGATAATCAAAGTACACGTGATGTTGATGGTTCTTTGAGCCTGAAAAAGACACTCTCTGAA ATGTCTCTATTACCTGACAGTAGTCATCCTAAACAAGATATATCACCCAAGGAGGATGGTTTAAAAAATGGTGACATAGATATAGACTTTAGTCAGCTCAAACTTGATGATAAAG ACGCCAAAAATTACCGAGAAATAAGTGAAGACTGGTTTGATGCTAAAGAGAACGTGTCTGGAGCCGACTTATCAGAAATACAAGAAAATCAAATAGTACAAGACAAAGGGGATCCGAAGGTTACACTAG cagaaatgaagaatgttGAACCCTTACGAAGAGATAAAGGTTACTTGATACATGTTGGTAGTCTCTGCCCTTCAGTGTCTGAG gCTGATTTAAGGTCTCATTTCCAGAAATATGAAATTTCTGACATTTCAATTTATGATTCTTCTCCTAATTACAG atatgcatctcttgctttaaaaaaaaacagtgatgcAAAGCTGGCTGTGAAAGAAATGAATGGTATAGAAATAAATGGGAAATCAGTCAATGTGCGGCTTGTTAAAACTCCTGGAGAATATACATCACCACTTTCgtccagaaatggaaataaagttaGTTTCAATAATTTGGAGAAAAACATCAGCAAAGAAATCAACTCAGCCTCCTCTGTTTCTAGATTGCCTAGAACTAGGCCGAGGCAACAGCTGGGATCTGAGCAAGACAGTGAGTTTTTCCCTTTTGACCAAAAG